The following are from one region of the Pseudazoarcus pumilus genome:
- the ychF gene encoding redox-regulated ATPase YchF: MSLKCGIVGLPNVGKSTLFNALTRAGIQAENYPFCTIEPNVGIVEVPDARLAALAEIVKPQKIQPAIVEFVDIAGLVAGASKGEGLGNQFLANIRETDAIVHVVRCFADDNVVHVSGSVDPVRDIEVIDTELALADLATVDKALNRYRKPASAGDKEAKALVAVLEKCLAQLDAARPVRALDLSKDEWAALRPFCLITAKPVLYAANVDEDGFEGNPQLEAVREHAAAEGAQVVALCAAIEAEIADLDEADKHDFLETMGLEEPGLDRLIRAGYTLLGLQTYFTAGVKEVRAWTIHVGDTAPQAAGVIHTDFERGFIRAQTIAFDDFIQYKGEAGAKEAGRMRAEGKDYVVRDGDVMNFLFNV; encoded by the coding sequence ATGAGCCTCAAATGCGGAATCGTCGGCCTGCCCAACGTGGGCAAGTCCACGCTGTTCAACGCCCTCACCCGGGCCGGCATCCAGGCCGAGAACTATCCCTTCTGCACGATCGAGCCCAACGTCGGCATCGTCGAGGTGCCTGATGCGCGTCTGGCCGCGCTGGCCGAGATCGTCAAGCCGCAGAAGATCCAGCCGGCCATCGTCGAGTTCGTCGACATCGCCGGCCTGGTCGCCGGCGCCTCCAAGGGCGAAGGCTTGGGCAACCAGTTCCTGGCCAACATCCGCGAGACCGACGCCATCGTGCATGTCGTGCGCTGTTTCGCTGACGACAACGTCGTGCACGTGTCCGGCAGCGTCGACCCGGTGCGCGACATCGAGGTCATCGACACCGAACTGGCGCTGGCCGACCTGGCCACCGTCGACAAGGCACTCAACCGTTATCGCAAGCCGGCTTCCGCCGGCGACAAGGAAGCCAAGGCCCTCGTCGCCGTGCTCGAGAAATGCCTCGCCCAGCTCGACGCCGCCCGTCCGGTGCGCGCACTCGATCTGTCCAAGGATGAATGGGCGGCCCTGCGTCCCTTCTGCCTGATCACGGCCAAGCCCGTGCTGTACGCGGCCAACGTCGACGAGGACGGCTTCGAGGGCAACCCGCAACTGGAGGCGGTGCGCGAACACGCGGCGGCCGAGGGCGCCCAGGTGGTCGCGCTGTGCGCCGCCATCGAGGCCGAGATCGCCGACCTGGACGAGGCCGACAAGCACGACTTCCTCGAGACCATGGGGCTCGAGGAACCGGGTCTGGACCGCCTGATCCGCGCCGGCTACACGCTGCTCGGCCTGCAGACCTACTTCACCGCCGGCGTCAAGGAAGTGCGCGCGTGGACCATCCACGTCGGCGACACTGCGCCACAGGCCGCCGGCGTGATCCACACCGACTTCGAGCGCGGCTTCATCCGCGCCCAGACCATCGCCTTCGACGACTTCATCCAGTACAAGGGCGAGGCCGGCGCCAAGGAAGCCGGCAGGATGCGCGCCGAGGGCAAGGATTACGTCGTGCGCGACGGCGACGTGATGAACTTCCTCTTCAACGTCTGA
- the pth gene encoding aminoacyl-tRNA hydrolase has product MNANPPRLIVGLGNPGAEYTETRHNAGFWFCERLADEFKVRFAPESRFHGLVANAREAGAWLLMPQTFMNRSGQSVGAFARFYRIPASEILVVHDELDIPPGQLRLKFGGGLGGHNGLKDTSAHLGTNDYWRLRIGIGHPGDRSEVVNYVLKPPRREEREEIDAAIERALAIWPQLAAGHWTTATTRLNTRPKPAKNKEEPSS; this is encoded by the coding sequence ATGAACGCGAATCCTCCGCGTCTGATCGTCGGCCTCGGCAACCCCGGGGCCGAATATACCGAAACCCGGCACAACGCCGGGTTTTGGTTTTGTGAGCGGCTGGCCGACGAGTTCAAGGTGCGTTTCGCACCCGAATCGCGCTTTCATGGTCTGGTCGCCAACGCGCGCGAGGCCGGCGCATGGCTGCTGATGCCGCAGACCTTCATGAACCGCTCCGGTCAGTCGGTCGGCGCGTTCGCGCGCTTCTACCGCATCCCCGCCAGCGAGATCCTCGTCGTGCACGACGAGCTCGACATCCCGCCCGGCCAGTTGCGGCTCAAGTTCGGCGGCGGCCTGGGCGGTCACAACGGCCTCAAGGATACCTCCGCCCATCTGGGCACGAACGACTACTGGCGCCTGCGCATCGGCATCGGCCATCCGGGCGATCGCAGCGAGGTCGTGAACTACGTCCTCAAGCCACCGCGCCGCGAAGAGCGTGAAGAGATCGACGCCGCCATCGAGCGCGCCCTGGCGATCTGGCCGCAGCTCGCGGCCGGTCACTGGACCACCGCCACCACGCGCCTCAATACCCGCCCCAAGCCGGCGAAGAACAAGGAAGAACCCAGCTCATGA
- a CDS encoding 50S ribosomal protein L25/general stress protein Ctc, with translation MKIEFKATKRVDQGTGASRRLRRAGQLPGIIYGSHQDAVPITLDHNELIHMLKREAFHASVLTIDLEGKKETVVLRDAQWHPFKQIVLHLDFQRVSATEKLRLKVPLHFTNDDICPAVKLGGQMVTHVLNEIDVACLPKDLPEFIEVDLKDLQNDQSVHVSDIKLPAGVEIAQHGEGDPVIATALKTGGGSTAEDGDEAEGEDEGEA, from the coding sequence ATGAAAATCGAATTCAAGGCCACCAAGCGCGTGGACCAGGGCACGGGTGCGAGCCGCCGCCTGCGTCGCGCCGGCCAGCTGCCGGGCATCATCTACGGCTCCCATCAGGACGCCGTGCCGATCACGCTCGACCACAACGAGCTGATCCACATGCTCAAGCGCGAAGCCTTCCACGCGTCGGTGCTGACCATCGACCTCGAAGGCAAGAAGGAAACGGTGGTGCTGCGTGACGCGCAATGGCATCCGTTCAAGCAAATCGTGCTGCACCTGGACTTTCAGCGCGTCAGTGCCACCGAGAAGCTGCGCCTGAAGGTGCCGCTGCACTTCACCAACGACGACATCTGCCCGGCGGTCAAACTCGGCGGCCAGATGGTCACGCACGTGCTCAACGAGATCGACGTGGCCTGCCTGCCCAAGGATCTGCCCGAGTTCATCGAGGTCGACCTCAAGGATCTGCAGAACGACCAGTCGGTGCACGTGTCCGACATCAAGCTGCCGGCCGGTGTCGAGATCGCACAGCATGGCGAGGGCGACCCCGTCATCGCGACCGCACTCAAGACCGGCGGTGGCTCGACCGCCGAGGACGGGGACGAGGCCGAAGGCGAGGACGAAGGCGAGGCCTGA
- a CDS encoding ribose-phosphate pyrophosphokinase, translating into MPRGSLMVFTGNANPKLAADVVRRLGITLGSATVGRFSDGEVNVELLENVRGKDVFVLQPTCQPTNDNLMEMLVLVDALKRASAGRITAAIPYFGYARQDRRPRSARVPITAKVVANMLQAVGVQRLLTMDLHADQIQGFFDVPVDNVYATPVLLADLDKQNYDDLMVVSPDVGGVVRARAFAKRLECDLAIIDKRRPKANVAEVMNIIGEVKDRTCVIMDDIVDTAGTLCKAATALKENGARRVLAYCTHAVLSGAAAARISDSDLDELVVTDTIPLRDDARECPKIRQVSVASLMADTMLRISNEESVSSLFME; encoded by the coding sequence ATGCCCCGTGGCAGCCTGATGGTCTTCACCGGCAACGCCAACCCCAAGCTCGCCGCCGACGTGGTCCGTCGCCTCGGCATCACGCTGGGTTCGGCCACTGTCGGTCGTTTTTCCGATGGCGAGGTCAACGTCGAGTTGCTCGAGAATGTCCGCGGCAAGGATGTCTTCGTGCTGCAGCCTACCTGTCAGCCGACCAACGACAACCTGATGGAGATGCTGGTACTCGTCGACGCGCTCAAGCGCGCCTCGGCCGGTCGCATCACTGCCGCAATCCCCTACTTCGGCTACGCCCGCCAGGATCGGCGCCCGCGCTCGGCGCGCGTGCCGATCACGGCCAAGGTCGTGGCCAACATGCTGCAGGCCGTGGGCGTGCAGCGCCTGCTGACCATGGACCTGCACGCCGACCAGATCCAGGGATTCTTCGACGTGCCGGTGGACAACGTCTACGCCACGCCGGTGCTGCTGGCGGATCTGGACAAGCAGAACTACGACGACCTGATGGTCGTTTCGCCCGACGTCGGCGGCGTGGTGCGCGCGCGCGCCTTCGCCAAGCGCCTGGAATGCGATCTGGCGATCATCGACAAGCGTCGCCCCAAGGCCAACGTGGCCGAAGTCATGAACATCATCGGTGAGGTCAAGGACCGCACCTGCGTGATCATGGACGACATCGTCGACACTGCCGGCACGCTGTGCAAGGCCGCCACCGCACTCAAGGAAAACGGTGCCCGCCGCGTGCTCGCCTATTGCACGCATGCCGTGCTCTCGGGCGCCGCTGCCGCGCGCATTTCGGACTCGGATCTGGACGAGCTGGTCGTCACCGACACCATTCCGTTGCGCGACGATGCGCGCGAATGCCCCAAGATCCGCCAGGTCTCGGTGGCCTCGCTGATGGCCGACACCATGCTGCGCATCAGCAACGAGGAATCGGTCAGCTCGCTGTTCATGGAATGA
- the ispE gene encoding 4-(cytidine 5'-diphospho)-2-C-methyl-D-erythritol kinase has protein sequence MKCLAACPAPAKLNVFLHVTGRRADGYHLLQSLFRLIDLADSLDFEVRAGGGVRRVNSVPGLASEDDLVVRAARLLQAETGCRLGADITLDKRLPLGAGLGGGSSDAATTLIALNRLWGTGVARERLAAIGLNLGADVPFFIHGSDALVEGIGEVLTPVSLPTAHFVVLWPGVCVPTGAIFAAPDLTRNSEPIRIADFASRATRNDLQAVACRLYPEVAAAIEWLGQHAPARMTGSGACVFAQVDSATAAADIVAACPQGWRAWHARSLSRHPLHGWLD, from the coding sequence GTGAAGTGTCTGGCTGCCTGTCCGGCACCGGCCAAGCTCAATGTATTCCTGCACGTCACCGGCCGACGCGCCGACGGCTACCATCTGCTGCAATCGCTCTTCCGGCTCATCGACCTGGCCGACTCGCTCGATTTCGAAGTGCGTGCGGGCGGTGGCGTGCGTCGCGTCAACTCCGTGCCCGGCCTCGCCTCCGAAGACGATCTGGTGGTGCGCGCGGCGCGGCTGCTGCAGGCCGAGACGGGCTGCCGGCTGGGCGCCGACATCACGCTCGACAAGCGGCTCCCCCTCGGCGCCGGCCTCGGTGGCGGCTCGTCCGACGCGGCCACCACCCTGATCGCGCTCAACCGGCTGTGGGGCACCGGCGTTGCGCGCGAACGTCTCGCCGCCATCGGCCTGAACCTGGGCGCGGACGTGCCCTTCTTCATTCACGGCAGCGACGCTCTGGTCGAGGGTATCGGCGAGGTTCTCACGCCAGTGAGCCTGCCTACGGCGCATTTCGTCGTTCTCTGGCCCGGGGTTTGCGTACCGACCGGTGCGATTTTCGCCGCGCCGGACTTGACGCGAAATTCGGAACCCATCAGAATTGCGGACTTCGCTTCACGCGCCACCCGAAACGATCTGCAAGCCGTTGCCTGCAGGCTCTACCCGGAAGTGGCTGCGGCGATCGAGTGGCTGGGGCAGCATGCTCCGGCGCGCATGACCGGCTCAGGCGCCTGCGTGTTTGCACAGGTCGATTCGGCAACTGCGGCTGCGGACATCGTCGCAGCCTGCCCGCAAGGGTGGCGCGCCTGGCATGCACGGAGTCTTTCACGGCACCCGCTGCACGGCTGGCTCGATTGA
- the lolB gene encoding lipoprotein insertase outer membrane protein LolB, which yields MVSARRALAVSVALLALAGCALQPAGEDGAPLVERAAIEHFEFEGRIAASDGQRAANGTLQWTRRAGYDEWTLLSPLGQIVARVVGTPQGATLRTADGRTIEAVDVDELLPQMLGVDAPADHLDEWLQARPAPGARVIETDALGRPTRISDSGWLIDYPTYADDSAEAMPRRIDATWGEVRLRVVTDGWTALP from the coding sequence ATGGTGAGCGCGCGCCGCGCCCTCGCCGTGAGCGTCGCACTGCTCGCGCTCGCGGGCTGCGCGCTGCAACCGGCCGGTGAAGATGGCGCGCCGCTCGTCGAGCGCGCGGCGATCGAGCACTTCGAGTTCGAGGGGCGCATCGCCGCAAGCGACGGACAACGCGCGGCCAACGGCACGCTGCAGTGGACGCGCCGCGCCGGATACGACGAATGGACGTTGCTGAGCCCGCTCGGGCAGATCGTGGCACGCGTGGTCGGCACGCCGCAGGGCGCCACGCTGCGCACCGCGGACGGACGCACCATCGAGGCGGTCGACGTGGATGAACTGCTGCCGCAGATGCTGGGCGTGGACGCCCCCGCCGATCACCTCGACGAGTGGCTGCAGGCGCGCCCAGCGCCCGGAGCGCGCGTAATCGAGACCGATGCGCTGGGGCGCCCCACTCGCATTTCCGACAGCGGCTGGCTGATCGACTACCCGACTTATGCCGACGACAGTGCCGAGGCGATGCCGCGACGCATCGACGCGACCTGGGGCGAGGTGCGACTGCGGGTCGTCACCGATGGCTGGACGGCGCTGCCGTGA
- a CDS encoding tetratricopeptide repeat protein has protein sequence MTHKLSPFASGFALCCALLAAPPLALAAPENEDMAEAATEPITPLLPFQELTADTLFLLLLGEIAGSRGDLEVSVEAYLHAARQTRDPRVARRATEIALVARDMESATSAARIWQETDPASEDARRTLAGILAARGDQMNEVQIELARILANSQDEQLEQNLLGLNRALAPMPDKALAREIIERLVEPYLNKAPAHLALAQAAATDDDPVGALGAVERALELRPGWDAAVVLKSQLLVQMNAIDEALLLLRGHLAQHPESRSVSIAHARTLVSARDYEAALAEFRRLLAANPDDRDLMYAVALVAAEIGAFEIATEHFRQALEARHPEADAIRMNLGRIAEDSERPGEALDWYYEVGAGGYHTDAQIRIAHILANNGAPSAALRHLQDAAAEADPDDVRRLLLAEVLLLREAERYDAALERIEQVLVHTPEDTELLYESAMLAERVDRLELMEQRLRALIELDPDHAHAYNALGYTLADRGLRLEEAEGLIRHALELAPDDPFILDSLGWVRFRRDAPEEALHHLEEAYALRPDPEIAAHLGEVLWSLGRHDEAGEIWDAALERDPANRVLGETLERLRGW, from the coding sequence ATGACCCACAAGCTTTCCCCGTTCGCCTCCGGCTTCGCACTGTGCTGCGCCCTGCTCGCCGCCCCGCCGCTCGCCCTGGCTGCGCCGGAGAACGAGGACATGGCCGAGGCGGCGACCGAGCCGATCACGCCGCTGCTGCCTTTCCAGGAGCTGACCGCCGATACGCTGTTCCTGCTGCTGCTTGGCGAAATCGCGGGCAGCCGTGGCGATCTGGAAGTGTCGGTCGAGGCCTATCTGCACGCGGCGCGCCAGACGCGCGACCCGCGCGTGGCACGCCGCGCCACCGAAATCGCGCTGGTCGCGCGTGACATGGAGTCAGCCACCTCGGCCGCGCGCATCTGGCAGGAAACCGACCCGGCTTCGGAGGACGCGCGGCGCACGCTGGCGGGCATCCTCGCCGCGCGCGGCGACCAGATGAACGAGGTGCAGATCGAACTGGCGCGCATTCTCGCCAATTCGCAGGATGAACAGCTCGAACAGAACCTGCTGGGGCTCAACCGTGCGCTCGCACCGATGCCCGACAAGGCACTCGCGCGCGAGATCATCGAGCGTCTGGTCGAGCCCTACCTCAACAAGGCGCCGGCACACCTCGCGCTGGCGCAGGCGGCGGCCACCGACGACGACCCGGTGGGCGCGCTCGGCGCGGTCGAGCGCGCGCTCGAACTGCGCCCCGGCTGGGACGCGGCCGTCGTGCTCAAGTCGCAGCTGCTGGTGCAGATGAACGCCATCGACGAAGCCCTGCTCCTGCTGCGCGGCCACCTCGCGCAGCACCCCGAAAGTCGCAGCGTGAGCATCGCCCATGCGCGCACGCTGGTCTCCGCCCGCGACTACGAGGCGGCACTGGCCGAATTCCGCCGGCTGCTCGCGGCCAACCCGGACGATCGCGACCTGATGTACGCCGTGGCTCTGGTGGCCGCCGAGATCGGCGCGTTCGAGATCGCCACCGAACATTTCCGCCAGGCGCTCGAAGCGCGCCACCCCGAGGCCGACGCGATCCGCATGAATCTGGGCCGCATCGCCGAGGATTCCGAGCGGCCGGGCGAGGCCCTCGACTGGTATTACGAGGTCGGCGCCGGCGGCTATCACACCGACGCGCAGATCCGCATCGCGCACATTCTCGCGAACAACGGCGCGCCCTCGGCGGCCCTGCGCCATCTGCAGGACGCGGCTGCCGAGGCCGACCCCGACGACGTTCGCCGCCTGCTGTTGGCCGAAGTGCTGCTGCTGCGCGAGGCCGAGCGCTACGACGCGGCACTCGAGCGCATCGAACAGGTGCTGGTACACACGCCCGAAGACACGGAACTGCTCTACGAGTCGGCGATGCTCGCCGAGCGCGTCGATCGTCTCGAACTGATGGAGCAGCGCCTTCGCGCCCTGATCGAACTCGATCCCGACCACGCGCATGCCTACAACGCGCTCGGGTACACGCTGGCCGACCGCGGCCTGCGCCTGGAAGAGGCAGAAGGGCTGATCCGCCACGCGCTCGAACTCGCGCCGGACGACCCTTTCATCCTCGACAGCCTGGGCTGGGTGCGCTTTCGTCGCGACGCGCCGGAAGAGGCCTTGCATCACCTCGAGGAAGCCTACGCGCTGCGGCCGGACCCGGAGATTGCCGCCCACCTGGGCGAAGTCCTGTGGTCTCTGGGGCGCCACGACGAGGCCGGCGAGATCTGGGATGCCGCGCTCGAGCGCGATCCGGCCAATCGCGTGCTGGGCGAGACGCTCGAACGGCTGCGCGGATGGTGA
- the mutM gene encoding bifunctional DNA-formamidopyrimidine glycosylase/DNA-(apurinic or apyrimidinic site) lyase: MPELPEVETTCRGIGRVLTGRIASGCIVRNAAMRLPVPPDLSGRVAGRRLEAVERRAKYLLLRFGDGIVIVHLGMSGSLRVVPADAPPGPHDHVDIVFGAEALRLRDPRRFGLVVWHEGEPATHPLLASLGVEPLGADFDGEWLFAATRGASTPIKLFLMNAHRVVGVGNIYASESLFRARIHPLTPAGQLGRPRCARLATTVRETLVAAIAAGGSTLRDFVGGDGRAGYFQQQYFVYGRDGESCRVCGATIRRALVGQRSTFWCPRCQRR, encoded by the coding sequence ATGCCCGAACTGCCCGAAGTGGAAACCACCTGCCGGGGGATTGGCCGCGTGTTGACCGGGCGCATCGCCAGCGGTTGCATCGTTCGCAACGCCGCGATGCGCCTGCCGGTGCCGCCGGACCTGTCCGGGCGCGTCGCGGGCCGGCGGCTCGAGGCGGTCGAGCGACGAGCCAAGTATCTGCTGCTGCGCTTTGGCGATGGCATCGTGATCGTGCATCTGGGCATGTCGGGCAGCCTGCGCGTGGTGCCTGCCGACGCGCCGCCTGGGCCGCATGATCACGTGGACATCGTGTTCGGCGCCGAAGCGCTTCGCCTGCGCGACCCGCGGCGTTTCGGGCTGGTGGTCTGGCACGAGGGCGAGCCGGCGACGCATCCGCTGCTCGCGTCGCTGGGCGTCGAGCCGCTGGGCGCGGACTTCGACGGCGAGTGGCTGTTCGCGGCCACGCGCGGCGCGAGCACGCCCATCAAGCTGTTCCTGATGAATGCGCACCGCGTCGTCGGTGTGGGCAACATCTACGCTTCCGAGAGCCTGTTCCGCGCACGCATCCATCCGCTCACGCCGGCCGGACAGCTCGGGCGGCCGCGTTGCGCGCGCCTCGCGACCACGGTGCGCGAGACCCTTGTGGCGGCAATTGCCGCCGGCGGCAGCACCCTGCGCGACTTCGTCGGCGGCGACGGGCGCGCGGGTTACTTTCAGCAGCAGTATTTCGTCTACGGCCGTGATGGCGAGTCGTGTCGCGTGTGTGGCGCAACCATCCGCCGCGCGCTCGTAGGCCAGCGCTCCACGTTCTGGTGTCCGCGCTGCCAGCGTCGCTGA
- a CDS encoding dynamin family protein, producing the protein MDGLIDRFTAHGDWRGRCAEAVEQLRAWLAANELDDARTELRLAQMRSRLADERLTVAFVAEFSRGKSELINAIFFSDLGRRVLPSSAGRTTMCPTELCWSEGMAPEIRLLPIDTRLRDEPMAALREQPELWQVEPLDAASAERLAAGLARVGEVLRVSADEARALGFHVDADEDGALAPDAEGMVEISRWRHAVIHFPHPLLAHGLVVLDTPGLNAIGAEPELTLSMLPNAHAVVFVLAADTGVTRSDLAVWREFVSAGRNSGRGRMVVLNKIDGLWDGLREDALVDAEIAQQVASVARTLDVEPAGVFPLSAQKALVGRIQGDAEAVVRSRVERFERALSDEVLPARREIVREASMAEVDEIVANTRALLEARLAGVGEQLREMNALRGKNQSVIEYMMRKIASEKTEFEQGLKKYQAVRSVFTSLTNNLMAHIGLDTLRQETRRTREAMLESTFTAQLREAMEGFFARLRASLAQSDLEVAEITTMLGSMYKRFRVEHGLKLSQPESFSVAPYERELDRLEAVFERHINSPLTLVTTGKQRLTQKFFDTVAVQARRTFEHANRDMDQWLRAVMAPLETQVREHQIQLRRRLESIKRIHQATDTLEDRVEELRQSEQALNAQLGELSALRGRIGAALGAGVGTPAGKAAAERAA; encoded by the coding sequence ATGGATGGCCTGATCGATCGATTTACGGCGCATGGGGACTGGCGCGGCCGCTGCGCCGAGGCCGTCGAGCAGTTGCGTGCATGGCTCGCCGCCAACGAGCTCGACGACGCGCGCACCGAACTGCGGCTCGCGCAGATGCGCTCGCGCCTGGCTGACGAGCGTCTCACGGTGGCCTTCGTCGCGGAGTTCTCGCGCGGCAAGTCCGAACTGATCAACGCGATCTTCTTCTCCGATCTGGGTCGGCGCGTGCTGCCCTCGAGCGCCGGGCGCACGACGATGTGTCCGACCGAACTGTGCTGGTCCGAGGGCATGGCGCCGGAGATCCGGCTGCTGCCGATCGATACCCGGCTGCGCGACGAGCCGATGGCAGCGCTGCGCGAGCAGCCCGAGCTGTGGCAGGTCGAGCCGCTCGATGCGGCGTCGGCCGAGCGTCTCGCGGCAGGGCTGGCGCGCGTCGGCGAGGTTCTGCGCGTTAGCGCAGACGAGGCGCGGGCGCTGGGCTTTCACGTCGATGCGGACGAGGATGGCGCGCTCGCGCCCGACGCCGAGGGCATGGTCGAGATCTCGCGCTGGCGCCACGCCGTGATCCATTTTCCGCATCCGCTGCTCGCGCATGGCCTGGTGGTGCTCGACACGCCCGGGCTCAACGCCATCGGTGCCGAGCCGGAGCTGACGCTGTCGATGCTGCCCAACGCGCATGCAGTGGTCTTCGTGCTCGCCGCCGACACCGGCGTCACGCGCAGCGACCTGGCCGTGTGGCGCGAGTTCGTCAGTGCCGGGCGCAACAGCGGGCGCGGTCGCATGGTCGTGCTCAACAAGATCGACGGGCTGTGGGACGGGCTGCGCGAGGATGCGCTGGTCGACGCCGAGATCGCGCAGCAGGTGGCGTCGGTCGCGCGCACGCTCGATGTCGAGCCCGCCGGAGTGTTTCCGCTGTCCGCGCAGAAGGCGCTCGTAGGGCGCATTCAGGGCGACGCGGAAGCGGTGGTGCGCAGTCGCGTCGAGCGTTTCGAGCGCGCGCTCTCCGACGAGGTCCTGCCCGCGCGCCGCGAAATCGTGCGCGAGGCCTCGATGGCCGAGGTCGACGAGATCGTCGCCAACACGCGCGCCTTGCTCGAGGCGCGACTGGCGGGCGTGGGCGAGCAGTTGCGCGAGATGAATGCGCTGCGCGGCAAGAACCAGAGCGTCATCGAATACATGATGCGCAAGATCGCCAGCGAGAAGACCGAGTTCGAGCAGGGGCTCAAGAAATATCAGGCCGTGCGTTCGGTGTTCACCTCGCTGACCAACAACCTGATGGCCCATATCGGTCTGGACACGCTGCGCCAGGAGACGCGGCGCACGCGCGAGGCGATGCTCGAATCGACCTTCACGGCGCAACTGCGCGAGGCGATGGAGGGCTTCTTCGCCCGCTTGCGCGCGAGTCTGGCCCAGTCGGACCTCGAGGTTGCCGAGATCACGACCATGCTCGGTTCGATGTACAAGCGTTTCCGCGTCGAGCACGGGCTCAAGCTGAGCCAGCCGGAGTCATTCTCGGTCGCTCCCTACGAGCGCGAACTCGACCGCCTCGAGGCGGTGTTCGAACGTCACATCAACTCGCCGCTGACGCTGGTGACCACCGGCAAGCAGCGTCTCACGCAGAAGTTCTTCGATACGGTCGCGGTGCAGGCGCGCCGCACCTTCGAGCATGCCAACCGCGACATGGACCAGTGGCTGAGGGCGGTGATGGCGCCGCTGGAGACGCAGGTGCGCGAACACCAGATCCAGTTGCGCCGGCGCCTGGAGAGCATCAAGCGCATCCACCAGGCCACCGACACGCTCGAGGATCGGGTCGAGGAATTGCGTCAGTCCGAGCAGGCGCTCAACGCGCAACTGGGCGAACTGTCTGCGCTGCGCGGTCGCATCGGCGCCGCGCTCGGCGCAGGCGTGGGCACGCCCGCGGGCAAAGCCGCAGCAGAGCGCGCCGCCTGA
- a CDS encoding YfhL family 4Fe-4S dicluster ferredoxin — MALMITDECINCDVCEPECPNGAIYQGEEIYEIDPNKCTECVGHFDEPQCQQVCPVDCIPLNPDVVESHDELMEKFVRLTNQPA; from the coding sequence ATGGCACTGATGATCACGGACGAATGCATCAACTGCGATGTGTGCGAGCCGGAATGCCCCAACGGTGCGATCTACCAGGGCGAGGAAATCTACGAGATCGACCCGAACAAGTGCACCGAATGTGTCGGCCACTTCGACGAACCGCAGTGCCAGCAGGTCTGTCCGGTCGACTGCATCCCGCTCAACCCCGATGTCGTCGAGAGTCACGACGAACTGATGGAGAAGTTCGTCCGCCTGACCAACCAGCCCGCCTGA
- the coaD gene encoding pantetheine-phosphate adenylyltransferase → MKEAIAVYPGTFDPFTRGHEDLVRRGSRLFDRIIVGIARSRGKTPLFELDERIEIARDVCAPLPNVEVAGFDGLLMEFLKANDARVILRGLRAVSDFEYEFQMAGINRKLYPDVETVFLTPSDEFMFISATMVREIARLGGDIEKFVQPLVVERLRGKVSSKNT, encoded by the coding sequence ATGAAGGAAGCCATCGCGGTCTACCCGGGCACGTTCGACCCCTTCACCCGCGGCCACGAGGATCTCGTGCGGCGCGGGTCGCGCCTGTTCGACCGCATCATCGTGGGCATCGCGCGCTCGCGCGGGAAGACGCCGCTGTTCGAACTGGACGAGCGCATCGAGATCGCGCGCGACGTATGCGCCCCCCTGCCCAACGTCGAGGTCGCCGGCTTCGACGGCCTGCTCATGGAGTTCCTCAAGGCCAACGACGCGCGCGTGATCCTGCGCGGATTGCGCGCGGTCTCGGACTTCGAGTACGAGTTCCAGATGGCGGGCATAAACCGCAAGCTCTACCCGGATGTCGAAACCGTATTCCTGACGCCCTCGGACGAGTTCATGTTCATCTCGGCGACGATGGTGCGCGAGATCGCGCGCCTGGGCGGGGACATCGAGAAGTTCGTGCAGCCCCTGGTGGTGGAGCGTCTGCGCGGCAAGGTCTCGTCGAAGAACACTTGA